In a genomic window of Helianthus annuus cultivar XRQ/B chromosome 10, HanXRQr2.0-SUNRISE, whole genome shotgun sequence:
- the LOC110882495 gene encoding uncharacterized protein LOC110882495, with translation MRQTVGKYDGLADPDDHLNLFKSAGEVACWSMPLWCKMFVQTLVGAARVWWDSLPTGEIDSFEDLESKFILQFSQQCRHTKDRNEFLHIRRRDNETVENFVIRFNKESLAIPGVTNDLACGAFLQGVNDDELLRTLHGRDGVPPPIDEILRIAKVYVIQEKAVAASHTANRKKEALKSQEEKDHRGSKGKSRGDRYQRNDKDARYDRHRNSYSRNEPSKPRSEYPNLSKTPAEILASENLRFNPTKPLKDNPNKDTNKYYEYHKGSGHDTNDCFQLKKQIEYFVKAGKLAHLVRDIKQGPPVVKEESDKAAGKRPHELNMGHADMGRGAKRSFSTLEPWMLATMTIEPRMEDLHLTTEALIISAAVGDYRMRRILVDTGSSEDIIYEHCFNRLQPEDRKLLESVHAPIKGFTGEKVDPIG, from the coding sequence ATGCGCCAAACGGTTGGCAAGTATGATGGCCTCGCCGACCCGGATGATCATCTCAACTTATTCAAGAGCGCCGGCGAAGTAGCCTGTTGGTCCATGCCCTTATGGTGCAAAATGTTCGTACAAACGCTAGTGGGCGCGGCCCGAGTTTGGTGGGATAGCCTGCCTACGGGTGAAATAGACAGCTTTGAAGATTTAGAATCGAAATTTATCTTACAGTTTAGCCAGCAGTGCAGACACACGAAAGATAGAAACGAGTTCCTCCACATCCGTCGGCGAGATAATGAGACGGTAGAAAACTTTGTCATCAGGTTTAACAAGGAAAGCCTGGCGATCCCGGGCGTGACAAATGATCTGGCATGTGGAGCTTTCCTTCAGGGGGTCAATGATGACGAGTTACTGAGAACGCTACATGGAAGGGATGGTGTACCCCCACCAATCGATGAAATACTTCGAATAGCCAAAGTATACGTCATACAAGAGAAGGCAGTGGCAGCTAGCCATACAGCCAATAGGAAAAAAGAAGCCCTAAAGAGCCAGGAGGAAAAGGATCACCGGGGATCTAAAGGCAAAAGTAGGGGAGACCGATACCAGAGAAACGACAAAGACGCGCGGTACGATAGACACCGAAACTCCTATTCAAGGAATGAGCCGTCGAAACCTCGATCCGAATACCCCAACTTAAGCAAGACACCGGCTGAAATTTTAGCCTCAGAAAACCTCAGGTTTAACCCAACAAAACCACTGAAAGATAACCCTAACAAAGATACGAATAAGTACTATGAGTACCACAAAGGGAGCGGGCATGACACCAACGATTGTTTTCAGCTTAAGAAACAGATCGAATATTTTGTAAAGGCGGGCAAATTGGCACACCTAGTAAGAGATATCAAGCAAGGCCCACCTGTCGTCAAGGAAGAAAGCGACAAGGCGGCAGGCAAGAGGCCGCATGAATTAAACATGGGGCACGCAGATATGGGAAGGGGGGCAAAACGGAGTTTCTCCACGCTCGAACCCTGgatgttggcaacaatgaccATAGAACCTCGTATGGAGGACTTGCACCTTACTACAGAGGCCCTGATCATATCCGCGGCAGTAGGAGACTACCGCATGAGGCGAATCCTGGTCGACACCGGGAGCTCGGAAGACATTATCTATGAGCATTGCTTCAACAGATTGCAACCAGAAGATAGAAAGTTGCTTGAATCAGTACACGCCCCCATCAAAGGGTTCACAGGGGAAAAGGTCGACCCTATCGGTTAG